The following proteins are encoded in a genomic region of Catellatospora sp. TT07R-123:
- a CDS encoding serine hydrolase: MTRQRDVSAVLTESMPLLAQRYGVPGAQLAVYRHGRTDSVEFGQPQHQSPTPVTGATVFPVGSITKCFTATAAMVLVADGDLDLDEPIAAYLSGLDRRCAQITLRQLLSHTSGLGSGAVPGTVSTVSAGRYTAEHCRDSNLVLPPGSGFSYSNAGFVVAGHLIEVVTGMDFREALESTVLRPLGIEPAFVNGTHRGAAEQQLATGYSVNLTLGRTRPVEQSLAVAETPAGGLAATALDLIALARLHLDGGIPKVMAPAAARQMRAPVPQAEPFGLAQGWGLGLADYGAGWLGHDGNANGTSCYVRLHPESGMAVALTSNAGTGSEIWRELLDELDHVGIHIGQPTLWPEQPTQLASPQECVGVYHNGAVAYVVHATGSELQLAVDGGVYAPMICQEDLTFALRMPTSGQQLFCGRFLRNPVTGVIDSLQVSGRLARRGEQAAPVIVRQREMPNS, encoded by the coding sequence TTGACCAGACAGCGCGACGTGAGCGCGGTGCTGACCGAGAGTATGCCCCTGCTGGCACAACGATACGGGGTGCCTGGCGCCCAGCTCGCCGTGTACCGGCACGGGCGCACCGACTCCGTGGAGTTCGGCCAGCCGCAGCACCAGTCGCCGACGCCGGTCACCGGCGCCACCGTCTTCCCCGTCGGTTCCATCACCAAATGCTTCACCGCCACCGCCGCGATGGTCCTGGTCGCCGACGGCGACCTGGACCTCGACGAGCCGATCGCGGCCTACCTGAGCGGCCTGGACCGCCGCTGCGCCCAGATCACGCTGCGGCAGCTGCTGAGCCACACCAGCGGCCTGGGCTCCGGCGCCGTCCCCGGCACGGTGTCCACCGTCTCCGCGGGCCGATACACCGCCGAGCACTGCCGTGACAGCAACCTGGTGCTCCCGCCCGGCAGCGGCTTCTCCTACTCCAACGCCGGGTTCGTGGTCGCCGGCCACCTGATCGAGGTCGTGACCGGCATGGACTTCCGGGAGGCGCTGGAATCCACGGTGCTGCGCCCGCTGGGCATCGAGCCGGCGTTCGTCAACGGCACCCACCGGGGCGCGGCCGAACAGCAGCTGGCGACGGGCTATTCCGTCAACCTCACGCTCGGGCGGACCCGGCCGGTGGAACAGTCGCTGGCCGTCGCGGAGACTCCCGCCGGCGGCCTCGCCGCGACCGCCCTGGACCTGATCGCGCTGGCCCGCCTGCACCTGGACGGCGGCATACCCAAGGTGATGGCACCGGCCGCCGCGCGGCAGATGCGCGCGCCCGTGCCGCAGGCTGAGCCTTTCGGCCTGGCCCAGGGCTGGGGCCTGGGGCTCGCCGACTACGGTGCGGGCTGGCTCGGCCACGACGGCAACGCCAACGGCACCTCGTGCTACGTGCGGCTGCATCCCGAATCGGGGATGGCCGTCGCCCTGACCAGCAACGCCGGCACGGGCTCGGAGATCTGGCGCGAACTGCTCGACGAGCTCGACCACGTCGGCATCCACATCGGCCAGCCGACGCTGTGGCCGGAGCAGCCGACGCAGCTGGCCTCGCCGCAGGAGTGCGTCGGCGTGTACCACAACGGCGCCGTGGCCTACGTCGTGCACGCCACCGGCTCCGAGCTGCAACTGGCCGTCGACGGCGGGGTCTACGCGCCGATGATCTGCCAGGAGGACCTCACCTTCGCCCTGCGCATGCCCACCTCCGGTCAGCAGCTGTTCTGCGGGCGCTTCCTGCGCAATCCGGTCACCGGCGTGATCGACAGCCTCCAGGTCAGCGGCAGGCTGGCCCGGCGCGGCGAGCAGGCCGCGCCCGTCATCGTGCGCCAGCGCGAAATGCCCAACTCATGA
- a CDS encoding acyl carrier protein translates to MAADLRGFVTSAARERAPADDDDIFALGYLTSLRALELVTYVERRFGLTVDAEDLSLDNFRTIARIAAFVGRKTAAEAIDADTGPQ, encoded by the coding sequence GTGGCAGCCGATCTGCGCGGCTTCGTCACCTCGGCCGCCCGCGAACGGGCACCCGCCGACGACGACGACATCTTCGCCCTCGGCTACCTCACCTCGCTGCGCGCGCTGGAGCTGGTCACCTACGTGGAACGCCGCTTCGGACTCACCGTCGACGCCGAGGACCTCAGCCTCGACAACTTCCGGACGATAGCCAGAATCGCCGCATTCGTGGGCCGCAAAACGGCGGCGGAGGCGATCGACGCCGACACCGGGCCGCAGTGA